In uncultured Trichococcus sp., one DNA window encodes the following:
- a CDS encoding patatin-like phospholipase family protein translates to MDMESPQQSEKDKGLFGLSLAGGGLKSFAQLAVLHDLEKHHIKIDAVAGTSMGAVIAALVANGLTASEIEETLLDAEREFADRGVFSRPAYLLFQHVREHNNGFVELQNLQQMACQLFEKIGCRMLSDCRLPVAITTVDIHTSELIVFTNKPEFFTSPTGDWLIYPHDIELGMAVAASCAFPMVFSTAEIDGRQLVDGGVMMNLPIPLFDRSLFSVLMSVSMIYDAVDRQLESPFNVAIQSLDILIRQMDRQLTKQADIQVNFPIEPQLVFKVGAGQDVIAIANEMLRNNPIDYRMLENHRQER, encoded by the coding sequence ATGGATATGGAATCGCCGCAACAATCAGAAAAAGACAAGGGGCTATTCGGACTCAGCCTCGCAGGCGGGGGCCTGAAGTCCTTTGCGCAGCTTGCCGTCCTTCATGATCTCGAGAAGCATCACATCAAAATCGATGCCGTGGCAGGCACTTCGATGGGGGCGGTCATAGCGGCTTTGGTGGCCAACGGTCTGACGGCATCCGAGATCGAGGAAACATTACTGGACGCGGAACGGGAATTTGCCGATCGCGGCGTCTTCAGCAGGCCCGCCTATCTGCTCTTTCAGCATGTTCGGGAACACAATAACGGCTTCGTTGAATTGCAGAATCTGCAGCAGATGGCCTGCCAATTATTTGAAAAAATAGGCTGCCGGATGCTTTCCGATTGCCGTTTGCCTGTCGCAATCACGACTGTTGACATCCATACAAGCGAACTGATTGTCTTCACCAACAAACCCGAATTTTTCACGAGCCCGACCGGAGATTGGCTCATCTATCCGCATGATATCGAATTGGGGATGGCCGTGGCGGCATCGTGTGCGTTTCCGATGGTTTTTTCCACTGCGGAAATCGACGGGAGACAGTTGGTCGATGGCGGGGTGATGATGAATTTGCCCATCCCACTTTTTGACCGTTCGCTCTTTAGCGTGCTGATGTCCGTGTCGATGATCTATGATGCGGTCGACCGGCAACTGGAATCGCCGTTCAATGTCGCGATCCAAAGTTTGGATATTCTGATCCGGCAGATGGATCGCCAATTGACGAAGCAGGCGGATATCCAGGTGAACTTCCCGATTGAACCACAGCTTGTCTTTAAGGTGGGGGCCGGTCAGGATGTCATCGCCATCGCCAATGAGATGCTGCGGAATAATCCGATCGACTACAGAATGTTGGAAAATCATCGGCAAGAGCGGTGA
- a CDS encoding 5-methyltetrahydropteroyltriglutamate--homocysteine S-methyltransferase, translated as MTTAEKTTTLPFRADHVGSFLRTEPLKEARLKFAAGEIDAAALDQVETEEITKLVKDQKANGLKGFTDGEFRRSWWHIDFIENLNGFEGYVPEHGYDFGDVEVRKYAFRNVGKISFNPNHPFLAAFKSLNEIVGDQGVTKFTIPSPNEVFYPGYRNEEIYPSVEAYQADVQQAYIDAVQAFYDLGCRYLQLDDVHWGFLCNFADDTEEYKASKRVAAENVQAIIEAKPADLVLTTHVCRGNYKSHHSLEGAYDPIAEELFGQTSFDGYFLEYDTDRSGGFEPLAFFKGKGRIVLGLVTSKTAELEDKEEIKARIKEASKYVPLDQLALSTQCGFASTEEGNLLTEAEQWAKVRHVVEIAKEVWPED; from the coding sequence TGAAATTTGCAGCCGGCGAAATCGACGCAGCCGCTTTGGATCAAGTGGAAACAGAAGAAATCACGAAATTGGTCAAAGATCAAAAGGCAAACGGTTTGAAAGGTTTCACTGACGGCGAATTCCGCCGCTCGTGGTGGCATATCGATTTCATCGAAAACCTGAACGGCTTTGAAGGCTATGTGCCGGAACACGGCTATGATTTCGGGGATGTTGAAGTCCGCAAGTACGCTTTCCGCAATGTCGGCAAAATCTCCTTCAATCCGAATCACCCTTTTCTGGCTGCATTCAAATCATTGAACGAAATCGTCGGTGATCAAGGCGTGACGAAATTCACGATCCCCAGCCCGAACGAAGTCTTTTATCCGGGCTACCGCAACGAGGAAATCTATCCTTCGGTCGAAGCGTACCAGGCGGACGTGCAGCAAGCTTACATCGACGCTGTCCAGGCTTTCTACGATCTGGGCTGCCGTTACCTGCAATTGGACGATGTGCACTGGGGCTTCCTTTGCAACTTCGCGGATGATACGGAAGAATACAAAGCTTCCAAACGCGTTGCCGCTGAGAACGTTCAAGCCATCATCGAAGCGAAACCGGCCGACCTTGTTTTGACGACGCATGTCTGCCGCGGTAACTACAAATCCCACCACTCATTGGAAGGCGCTTATGATCCGATCGCAGAAGAGCTGTTCGGACAAACAAGCTTCGACGGTTACTTCCTGGAATATGATACCGATCGTTCCGGCGGTTTCGAGCCACTTGCCTTCTTCAAAGGCAAAGGCCGCATCGTATTGGGCCTGGTTACTTCGAAAACGGCGGAACTGGAAGACAAAGAAGAAATCAAAGCCCGCATCAAAGAAGCCAGCAAATATGTGCCTTTGGATCAATTGGCATTGAGCACGCAATGCGGATTCGCCTCCACTGAAGAAGGCAACTTGCTGACGGAAGCAGAACAATGGGCTAAAGTACGCCACGTTGTGGAAATCGCCAAAGAAGTTTGGCCGGAAGACTAA